The following proteins come from a genomic window of Sphaerisporangium rubeum:
- a CDS encoding CopG family transcriptional regulator, which yields MATKKVTVTIPEELLDEIRAEAAERGLSAYVAEALRFKRDRDRLLELVGWLEEEYGPVTEQEREAVLEELEDLDAEHERRRAVGKGSSGEAA from the coding sequence ATGGCGACGAAGAAGGTCACGGTGACGATCCCCGAGGAACTGCTCGACGAGATCCGAGCGGAGGCAGCCGAACGAGGTCTGTCGGCCTACGTCGCGGAGGCGCTGCGGTTCAAGCGTGACCGTGATCGGTTGCTCGAACTGGTGGGTTGGCTGGAGGAGGAATACGGTCCCGTCACCGAGCAGGAGCGGGAAGCCGTGCTCGAAGAGTTGGAGGATCTCGACGCTGAGCATGAGCGTCGGCGTGCCGTCGGCAAGGGCAGCTCAGGAGAGGCCGCGTGA
- a CDS encoding ATP-binding cassette domain-containing protein, protein MITFEGVTKRYADGTVAVDDLSIEVPTGSITVFVGPSGCGKTTSLRMINRMIDPTEGRILLDDQDIRKIDPPTLRRGIGYVIQQAGLFPHRKIVDNIATVPYLLGWDKKKARARATELMERVGLDPKLAGRYPFQLSGGQQQRVGVARALAADPPVLLMDEPFSAVDPVVRTSLQEELLRLQAELHKTIVFVTHDIDEAIKLGDTVAVLRVGGKLAQFAAPPALLSDPADEFVEGFLGKDRGIRRLSFVPATGLETGDKPEFPGWTLVLDDDRRPLGWRADGDGGLYPAGTVDLAKDSLRAALDASLIAPCGCAVAVDGDGVFAGVVTREALDGALARASGVAARG, encoded by the coding sequence GTGATCACATTTGAAGGCGTCACCAAGCGCTACGCGGACGGAACGGTGGCGGTCGACGATCTCAGCATCGAGGTGCCGACGGGAAGCATCACGGTGTTCGTCGGCCCTTCCGGCTGCGGCAAGACGACGTCACTCCGCATGATCAACAGGATGATCGACCCCACCGAGGGCCGCATCCTGCTCGACGATCAGGACATCAGGAAGATCGACCCTCCCACGCTGCGCCGCGGCATCGGATACGTCATCCAGCAGGCGGGCCTGTTCCCGCACCGCAAGATCGTGGACAACATCGCCACCGTCCCGTACCTGCTCGGCTGGGACAAGAAGAAGGCACGCGCACGCGCGACCGAGCTCATGGAACGCGTCGGCCTGGACCCCAAGCTGGCCGGCCGCTACCCCTTCCAGCTCTCCGGCGGCCAGCAGCAGCGCGTCGGCGTGGCACGCGCGCTCGCCGCCGACCCGCCGGTGCTGCTGATGGACGAGCCGTTCAGCGCGGTCGACCCGGTGGTGCGCACCAGCCTCCAGGAGGAGCTGCTGCGCCTGCAGGCCGAGCTGCACAAGACGATCGTGTTCGTCACCCATGACATCGACGAGGCCATCAAGCTCGGCGACACCGTGGCGGTGCTGCGCGTCGGCGGCAAGCTGGCACAGTTCGCCGCGCCGCCTGCTCTGCTCTCCGACCCCGCCGACGAATTCGTCGAGGGTTTCCTCGGCAAGGACCGCGGCATCCGCCGCCTGTCGTTCGTCCCCGCCACCGGCCTGGAGACCGGCGACAAACCCGAGTTCCCCGGGTGGACGCTCGTCCTGGACGACGACCGCCGTCCTCTCGGCTGGCGCGCCGACGGCGACGGCGGGCTGTACCCGGCCGGCACCGTCGACCTCGCCAAGGACTCCCTGCGTGCCGCCTTGGACGCCTCGCTGATCGCGCCGTGCGGCTGCGCCGTCGCGGTGGACGGCGACGGCGTGTTCGCCGGGGTCGTGACCCGCGAGGCGCTGGACGGCGCGCTGGCCCGCGCGTCGGGGGTGGCGGCCCGTGGGTGA
- a CDS encoding RNA polymerase sigma factor: MTTPLTDARPRAAVVAELYDRHAAGLFAYCHDQLGDTTSAGHALAAVFTRVPAVEPPRAALYALARREVYRRDVAYAFPSVDPVADPPTALIERVLREVRPHQREVLLLSAVCGLDTAELSWVLDVAADTAESLVLSARTRFAQSLSHSVNSALTIHGLPPAVAEVYEALTVARPEDALSRLPWHPPPASLRTRILRGLPTAPTAETTTGHPPTATPPLAAPTPTETHPADPTTSATYGADPLTSAADSHRWPTTSQWPLPLATPDPLTTVGVFPTKKLPISPPRTGHPDPAEPPAGGPTVSATSDVADVSGTSEHLPELTPPVPGRRSRHEATTEPLPKVRDTAPRPTTPPTRQRRRLLALGKPLPKPMTAVPATSPALAADTAPGTTTEPTPDPTLSAAPVLDTVADPTADTAPPLSDTTTQPRRRRKTPPPDRKVAPFSATPTPDTATAATSTPVLDTPLPDPETERPTVATAAVPTKDPVTDPPVQDSEPSLPAAETSSATDLTAAPATASDPAEDIAPDAETTAPVRTPRPARSSRGTMGPRPRQPRQHKRQKPIKIGEHHYDWLWELAGFILCVAIALTVFFAVPTIVTP; the protein is encoded by the coding sequence GTGACCACACCGCTCACCGACGCGCGTCCCCGGGCCGCCGTGGTCGCCGAGCTCTACGACCGTCACGCCGCCGGGCTGTTCGCGTACTGCCACGACCAGCTCGGCGACACCACCTCCGCCGGTCACGCGCTCGCCGCCGTGTTCACCCGCGTGCCTGCCGTCGAGCCTCCCCGTGCCGCGCTGTACGCACTGGCCCGCCGCGAGGTCTACCGCCGCGACGTCGCCTACGCCTTCCCTTCGGTCGACCCCGTCGCCGACCCGCCGACCGCACTCATCGAGCGCGTCCTGCGCGAGGTCCGGCCCCACCAGCGCGAAGTCCTCCTGCTGTCCGCCGTCTGCGGCCTGGACACCGCCGAGCTCTCCTGGGTCCTGGACGTCGCCGCCGACACCGCCGAGTCCCTCGTCCTCAGCGCGCGCACGCGCTTCGCGCAATCCCTCTCCCACTCCGTCAACTCGGCCCTCACCATCCACGGCCTCCCTCCTGCCGTGGCCGAGGTCTACGAAGCCCTCACCGTGGCCCGTCCAGAGGACGCCTTGTCCCGCCTCCCCTGGCACCCCCCACCCGCGTCCCTCCGCACCCGCATCCTGCGCGGCCTCCCCACAGCCCCCACCGCCGAAACCACCACCGGCCACCCCCCCACGGCCACCCCCCCACTCGCCGCCCCCACCCCCACCGAAACCCACCCGGCCGACCCGACCACCTCGGCAACCTACGGGGCCGACCCGCTCACCTCAGCCGCCGACTCCCATCGCTGGCCCACCACCTCCCAGTGGCCCCTCCCCCTCGCCACCCCCGACCCCCTCACCACCGTCGGCGTCTTCCCCACCAAGAAACTCCCCATCTCCCCGCCTCGCACCGGCCACCCGGACCCGGCAGAGCCCCCCGCCGGCGGCCCGACCGTCTCCGCCACGTCCGACGTGGCCGACGTGTCCGGCACCTCCGAGCACCTCCCGGAACTGACCCCACCCGTCCCCGGCCGCCGCTCCCGCCACGAGGCCACCACCGAACCCCTCCCCAAGGTCCGCGACACGGCCCCCCGCCCCACCACCCCCCCGACCCGCCAACGCCGCCGCCTCCTGGCCCTCGGCAAACCACTGCCGAAGCCCATGACCGCCGTCCCTGCCACCTCCCCCGCGCTCGCCGCCGACACGGCCCCCGGCACCACCACCGAACCCACCCCAGATCCCACCCTTTCAGCGGCCCCCGTCCTGGACACCGTCGCGGACCCCACCGCGGACACCGCGCCTCCCCTCTCCGACACCACCACCCAGCCCCGTCGCAGGCGCAAGACCCCGCCTCCGGACCGCAAGGTGGCCCCCTTCTCCGCGACCCCCACCCCGGACACCGCGACCGCCGCGACCTCAACCCCCGTCCTCGACACCCCCCTCCCGGACCCGGAGACCGAGCGGCCCACCGTGGCCACCGCCGCCGTCCCCACCAAGGACCCGGTGACGGACCCCCCCGTTCAGGACAGCGAACCCTCCCTCCCCGCCGCCGAGACCTCCTCGGCCACCGACCTCACCGCCGCACCGGCAACCGCCTCCGATCCAGCGGAAGACATCGCACCGGACGCCGAGACCACGGCCCCCGTCAGAACCCCCCGCCCCGCCAGATCGTCCCGCGGCACCATGGGCCCCCGCCCCCGCCAACCCCGCCAGCACAAACGCCAAAAACCCATCAAAATCGGCGAACACCACTACGACTGGCTGTGGGAACTGGCCGGCTTCATCCTCTGCGTAGCCATCGCCCTGACGGTCTTCTTCGCCGTCCCCACCATCGTCACACCGTGA
- a CDS encoding bifunctional MaoC family dehydratase N-terminal/OB-fold nucleic acid binding domain-containing protein: MTTTAGSDVHERLMALADEQIAVGEVRGAAAVDPVNLPMIRHWVDAMGDANPLYTDADFAAGTVHGEIVAPPAMIQVWTMAGVRTETGASPIGGVLDLLDADGFTGVVATNCEQTYHRYLRLGERVAPATRLTGLTGPKTTALGAGYFVTWVITWYVGDEPVAEMMFRILKFRPWEQKPAPGRRDPYPLRPAVNRDTAFFWDGVRAGELRIQKCGDCGELRHPPGPFCTACRSLNRTYVTAAGTGEVFSYVVHHNPPVPGPRTPFVVAVVCLPEGVRMVGNIVDCPPDQVTVGMPVRVTYREMDDDLTLPMWAPREA, encoded by the coding sequence GTGACCACGACGGCGGGATCGGACGTCCACGAACGCCTCATGGCTCTGGCCGATGAGCAGATCGCCGTGGGGGAGGTGCGCGGCGCCGCCGCCGTGGACCCGGTGAACCTGCCGATGATCCGCCACTGGGTGGACGCGATGGGGGACGCCAACCCGCTGTACACCGACGCCGATTTCGCCGCCGGCACGGTGCACGGCGAGATCGTGGCGCCACCCGCCATGATCCAGGTCTGGACGATGGCCGGCGTGCGGACCGAGACCGGCGCGAGCCCCATCGGCGGCGTGCTCGACCTGCTGGACGCCGACGGCTTCACCGGCGTCGTCGCCACCAACTGCGAGCAGACCTACCACCGCTACCTGCGGCTCGGCGAACGCGTGGCACCCGCCACCCGCCTGACCGGCCTCACCGGCCCGAAGACCACCGCGCTCGGCGCCGGGTACTTCGTCACCTGGGTCATCACCTGGTACGTCGGCGACGAACCGGTCGCCGAGATGATGTTCCGCATCCTGAAGTTCCGGCCCTGGGAACAGAAACCGGCCCCGGGGAGGCGCGACCCCTATCCGCTGCGTCCCGCCGTCAACCGCGACACCGCCTTCTTCTGGGACGGCGTGCGGGCCGGCGAGCTCCGGATCCAGAAATGCGGCGACTGCGGCGAACTACGGCACCCACCCGGTCCGTTCTGCACCGCCTGCCGTTCGCTCAACCGCACGTACGTCACGGCCGCCGGGACCGGCGAGGTGTTCAGCTACGTCGTCCACCACAACCCCCCCGTCCCCGGCCCCCGCACGCCGTTCGTCGTCGCCGTGGTCTGCCTGCCGGAAGGCGTGCGGATGGTCGGGAACATCGTCGACTGTCCACCGGACCAGGTCACCGTCGGAATGCCGGTACGCGTGACGTACCGCGAGATGGACGACGACCTCACCCTGCCGATGTGGGCACCCCGGGAGGCCTGA
- a CDS encoding thiolase C-terminal domain-containing protein, with protein sequence MNSLSGRTAIAGIGATEFSKESGRTELQLAAEAVHNALDDAGLNPADVDGMVTFTQDANQEIAVARETGIGDLSFFSRVEYGGGAACGTVMHAAMAVATGAATTVVCYRAFNERSGRRFGQPNAGLGGEPSSLGVEMSWHVPYGLMTPAAWVAMFARRYMHVYGATSEDFGRVAVAMRKHASTNPAAWFHNRPITLDDHQRSKWIVEPLHLLDCCQESDGAVALVVTSTDRARDLRRSPAVITAAAQGSATGQMMMTSFYRDDMTGLPEMGVVAGKLWSMSGLTPADIQTTILYDHFTPFVLCQLEELGFCPKGEAKDYIADAAIELGGRLPVNPNGGQLGEAYIHGMNGIAEAVRQLRGTAANQIPDTRNVVITAGTGVPTSGLILTTD encoded by the coding sequence GTGAACTCACTCTCCGGCCGCACCGCCATCGCCGGCATCGGCGCGACCGAGTTCTCCAAGGAATCCGGCCGCACCGAACTCCAGCTCGCCGCCGAAGCCGTCCACAACGCGCTCGACGACGCCGGCCTGAACCCCGCCGACGTGGACGGCATGGTGACCTTCACCCAGGACGCCAATCAGGAGATCGCCGTGGCCAGGGAAACCGGCATCGGCGACCTGTCCTTCTTCTCCCGCGTCGAGTACGGCGGTGGCGCCGCCTGCGGCACCGTCATGCACGCCGCGATGGCCGTAGCCACCGGCGCCGCCACCACCGTCGTCTGCTACCGCGCCTTCAACGAACGCTCCGGCCGCAGGTTCGGCCAGCCCAACGCCGGCCTCGGCGGCGAACCGTCCTCTCTAGGCGTGGAAATGAGCTGGCACGTCCCGTACGGCCTCATGACCCCCGCCGCCTGGGTCGCCATGTTCGCGCGCCGCTACATGCACGTCTACGGCGCCACCTCGGAAGACTTCGGCCGAGTGGCCGTGGCCATGCGAAAACACGCGTCGACCAACCCCGCCGCCTGGTTCCACAACCGTCCCATAACCCTCGACGACCACCAACGCTCCAAATGGATCGTCGAACCCCTCCACCTGCTCGACTGCTGCCAGGAAAGCGACGGCGCCGTAGCCCTGGTCGTCACCTCGACAGACCGGGCCCGCGACCTCCGCCGCTCCCCGGCCGTCATCACCGCCGCGGCCCAAGGCTCCGCCACCGGCCAGATGATGATGACCAGCTTCTACAGAGACGACATGACCGGCCTCCCCGAAATGGGAGTGGTAGCCGGAAAACTCTGGTCAATGTCCGGCCTCACCCCCGCCGACATCCAGACCACCATCCTCTACGACCACTTCACCCCCTTCGTCCTCTGCCAGTTGGAAGAACTAGGCTTCTGCCCCAAAGGTGAGGCAAAGGACTACATAGCCGACGCCGCCATAGAACTAGGCGGCCGCCTCCCCGTGAACCCCAACGGCGGCCAACTCGGCGAAGCGTACATCCACGGCATGAACGGCATAGCCGAAGCCGTCCGCCAACTAAGAGGCACCGCCGCCAACCAGATCCCCGACACTCGAAACGTAGTGATAACCGCCGGCACCGGCGTCCCCACCAGCGGCCTCATCCTCACCACCGACTGA
- a CDS encoding ABC transporter permease subunit → MGEEPLVRWDWIGRNWPTIQELLLDHMIMALVPVVLGLLIALPLGLAGARWRVLYQPTVSLMNVVYSLPSLAVFIVLIPITGLAERATVIVPLTFYSLAVLIPAVVDGLAAVPGHVRQSAVAMGFGPTRRLLQVELPIAVPVVLAGLRVATVSSISLVSVGALIGRGGLGYLFIDGWQRQFPTPIVVGIALVVVLAVFADGLLVLAQRLLTPWARARRTT, encoded by the coding sequence GTGGGTGAGGAGCCGCTGGTCCGCTGGGACTGGATCGGCCGCAACTGGCCGACCATCCAGGAGCTCCTGCTCGACCACATGATCATGGCACTCGTGCCGGTGGTGCTCGGCCTGCTCATCGCGCTGCCGCTCGGTCTCGCCGGTGCGCGGTGGCGGGTGCTGTACCAGCCGACGGTGAGCCTCATGAACGTCGTGTACTCGCTGCCGTCGCTGGCGGTGTTCATCGTGCTCATCCCGATCACCGGTCTCGCCGAGCGGGCCACGGTGATCGTGCCGCTGACGTTCTACTCTCTCGCCGTGCTGATCCCGGCGGTGGTGGACGGCCTCGCCGCGGTCCCCGGCCACGTACGGCAGTCCGCGGTCGCCATGGGCTTCGGCCCGACCCGGCGCCTGCTGCAGGTGGAGCTCCCCATCGCGGTCCCCGTGGTGCTGGCGGGCCTGCGGGTCGCCACGGTGTCCAGCATCAGCCTGGTCAGCGTCGGCGCGCTGATCGGCCGCGGTGGCCTCGGTTACCTGTTCATCGACGGCTGGCAGCGGCAGTTCCCCACCCCCATCGTCGTCGGCATCGCGCTGGTGGTCGTGCTCGCGGTGTTCGCCGACGGGTTGCTCGTGCTGGCGCAGCGGCTGCTGACGCCGTGGGCCAGGGCCAGGAGGACCACGTGA
- a CDS encoding ABC transporter permease subunit yields MNWLLDFFGNSANWSGSSGIPVRVLEHVEFSLAALMLATLIALPLGLLIGHTRRGALLVVVAANAARALPTLGLVVLIVLLVGVGTTWPVLIPLVALAVPPILVNTYEGVRGVDEDLRDAAYGMGLRGRQVLLRALVPVALPLILLGLRIAAIQVVATATVAAYVGLGGLGRFIIDGLATKDYPSTIGGAVLVAVLALLVQAGFSLLQRVAVSPGVSQRAKAR; encoded by the coding sequence GTGAACTGGCTGCTGGACTTCTTCGGCAACTCCGCGAACTGGTCGGGTTCCAGCGGCATCCCGGTACGGGTGCTGGAGCACGTCGAGTTCTCCCTGGCCGCGCTAATGCTCGCGACGCTGATCGCGTTGCCGCTCGGCCTGCTGATCGGCCACACGCGGCGCGGCGCGCTGCTGGTGGTGGTCGCGGCCAACGCGGCGCGCGCGCTGCCGACCCTCGGCCTGGTGGTGCTGATCGTGCTGCTGGTGGGGGTCGGCACGACCTGGCCGGTGCTGATCCCGCTGGTGGCGCTGGCGGTGCCGCCGATCCTGGTGAACACCTACGAAGGTGTGCGCGGCGTGGACGAGGACCTGCGCGACGCGGCGTACGGCATGGGCCTGCGCGGACGTCAGGTGCTGCTGCGCGCGCTCGTGCCGGTGGCGCTGCCGCTGATCCTGCTCGGCCTGCGCATCGCCGCGATCCAGGTGGTCGCGACGGCCACCGTGGCGGCGTACGTGGGGCTCGGCGGGCTCGGCCGTTTCATCATCGACGGACTGGCGACCAAGGACTACCCGAGCACGATCGGGGGAGCGGTGCTCGTGGCCGTGCTGGCGCTGCTGGTGCAGGCCGGTTTCTCGCTGCTGCAGCGGGTGGCCGTCTCGCCGGGTGTGTCCCAGCGGGCCAAGGCCCGATAG
- a CDS encoding MaoC/PaaZ C-terminal domain-containing protein, with translation MRTLTQAEITLGTALPPLTINLTPTTVVSTAIATMDFTPVHHDVENARAQGSKDIFLNILTTMGLVERFVTDWSGPQTLIRGINVRLGVPAYAGDVLTITGAVVSCVNGDFTVDVRGAVSLGDHATGTVRFRLPH, from the coding sequence ATGCGCACCCTGACCCAAGCGGAGATCACCCTCGGCACGGCCCTGCCGCCGCTGACCATCAACCTCACCCCCACCACCGTCGTCTCCACCGCCATCGCCACCATGGACTTCACCCCCGTCCACCACGACGTCGAGAACGCACGGGCCCAAGGCTCCAAGGACATCTTCCTCAACATCCTCACCACCATGGGCCTGGTGGAACGCTTCGTCACCGACTGGTCCGGACCGCAGACCCTGATCCGCGGCATCAACGTCCGCCTCGGCGTCCCCGCGTACGCCGGCGACGTCCTCACCATCACCGGCGCCGTCGTGTCCTGCGTGAACGGCGACTTCACCGTCGACGTCCGCGGCGCCGTAAGCCTCGGCGACCACGCCACCGGCACCGTCAGATTCCGCCTCCCCCACTGA